The Salegentibacter mishustinae genome includes a window with the following:
- the panB gene encoding 3-methyl-2-oxobutanoate hydroxymethyltransferase, producing MSVAKKEYKRVTTKSLVDMKKNGEKIAMLTSYDYSMAKIVDGAGIDVILVGDSASNVMAGHETTLPITLDQMIYHATSVVRAINRSLVVVDLPFGSYQSDPKEALRSAIRIMKESGGHAVKLEGGKEIKESLKRILNAGIPVMGHLGLTPQSIYKFGTYTVRAKEEAEAEKLKSDALLLERLGCFAIVLEKVPAKLAKEVAESVNIPVIGIGAGNGVDGQVLVVHDMLGMTHEFNPRFLRRYADLHTEMTKAFEGYRDDVKSKKFPSDDEQY from the coding sequence ATGTCTGTAGCTAAGAAAGAATATAAAAGAGTTACTACTAAGTCGCTCGTAGATATGAAGAAAAATGGTGAGAAGATTGCGATGCTGACTTCTTACGACTATTCAATGGCAAAAATTGTTGATGGCGCCGGGATAGACGTAATTCTTGTGGGAGATTCTGCCAGTAATGTGATGGCGGGACACGAAACCACCCTTCCTATTACTTTAGACCAAATGATCTATCACGCAACCAGCGTGGTAAGAGCTATAAATCGTTCGCTTGTTGTAGTAGATCTTCCTTTTGGGAGTTACCAAAGTGATCCTAAAGAAGCTTTGAGATCGGCTATTAGGATTATGAAAGAAAGCGGCGGACACGCTGTAAAACTTGAAGGTGGAAAAGAGATTAAAGAATCCCTGAAACGTATTCTTAACGCCGGAATTCCGGTGATGGGACATTTAGGTTTAACTCCCCAGTCAATTTATAAGTTTGGCACCTATACCGTTAGAGCAAAAGAAGAAGCTGAAGCTGAAAAGTTGAAATCTGATGCGCTGTTGTTAGAACGTCTTGGTTGTTTTGCTATAGTTTTAGAAAAAGTGCCAGCCAAACTGGCAAAAGAAGTGGCCGAAAGTGTAAATATCCCTGTTATAGGAATAGGCGCCGGTAATGGTGTAGATGGTCAGGTTTTGGTTGTTCATGATATGCTGGGAATGACCCACGAATTTAACCCGAGATTCTTAAGAAGATACGCCGATCTGCATACCGAAATGACTAAAGCTTTTGAAGGTTATAGGGACGATGTAAAAAGCAAAAAGTTCCCATCTGATGACGAACAATATTAG
- a CDS encoding RluA family pseudouridine synthase produces the protein MEKTISDKNNLQVLFEDNHIIVVSKRPGDIVQGDKTGDKPLSEVVKSYLKEKYNKPGNVYLGVVHRLDRPTSGIVLFAKTSKALPRLNKLFQEKKAQKTYWAIVKNAPPKKSDTLIHFLKRNPKQNKSYAHIKEVPESKKAILEYRLLKKLDNYFLLEVDLHTGRHHQIRSQLSAIGSPIKGDLKYGFDRSNKDASIHLHARELKFIHPVKKEEIHIIAPPPDEVLWNNCID, from the coding sequence TTGGAAAAAACAATTTCAGATAAAAATAACCTACAGGTACTTTTTGAAGATAATCACATCATCGTGGTAAGTAAGCGACCCGGTGATATTGTGCAGGGAGACAAAACCGGAGACAAACCGCTTAGCGAAGTCGTAAAATCTTATTTAAAAGAAAAATATAATAAACCCGGAAATGTTTATTTGGGGGTAGTTCATCGTCTCGATAGACCAACCAGCGGAATTGTACTTTTTGCAAAAACCTCCAAAGCTCTTCCCAGACTCAACAAACTTTTTCAGGAAAAAAAAGCGCAAAAAACCTACTGGGCTATTGTAAAGAATGCGCCACCAAAAAAGTCGGATACTTTAATTCATTTTTTAAAGAGAAATCCGAAACAAAACAAATCTTACGCACATATTAAAGAAGTTCCTGAAAGTAAAAAAGCTATTCTAGAATATCGACTTTTAAAAAAACTGGATAACTATTTTCTATTGGAAGTAGATTTGCATACCGGGCGGCATCATCAAATTAGGAGTCAACTTTCAGCAATTGGCAGCCCGATTAAAGGCGATCTAAAATACGGATTTGACCGAAGTAACAAAGATGCCAGTATTCACCTACACGCAAGGGAACTTAAATTTATTCATCCTGTAAAAAAAGAAGAAATTCACATTATTGCGCCTCCTCCAGATGAAGTACTTTGGAATAACTGCATAGACTAA
- a CDS encoding energy transducer TonB: protein MNNFYLSLIFTAISFSSFAQDTIYMDSKYQELDTKEGAKYFKIITPTPDKDYEFLRTTYFTDGTKKAEQSYDLKDEKKVYEGLHKHFYESGELFHSVEFKKGKMHGELVAYWKNGIKRRHDYFKRNKLKKGKVWNESGEEIEYFHFQIPPEFPGGQKALKKYLVENIKIPTYHDSMQRVVVRFTIDTDGNTTNIKIEEKAPAEYMVEAYRVVDEMPKWKPGKRFGEEVNVSYGLPLVFQ from the coding sequence ATGAATAACTTTTACCTAAGCTTAATTTTTACCGCAATTTCATTTTCCTCATTTGCCCAGGACACCATTTATATGGATAGTAAGTACCAGGAATTGGATACGAAAGAAGGTGCTAAATATTTTAAAATTATCACTCCTACTCCAGATAAAGACTATGAATTTTTAAGAACCACGTATTTTACGGATGGCACAAAAAAAGCTGAGCAATCTTATGACCTTAAAGATGAAAAGAAAGTTTATGAAGGGTTACATAAACATTTTTATGAATCTGGAGAGTTATTCCATTCGGTAGAATTTAAGAAAGGAAAAATGCACGGTGAATTAGTCGCATACTGGAAAAATGGAATCAAAAGGAGACACGATTATTTTAAGCGAAACAAGCTAAAAAAAGGGAAGGTTTGGAATGAGTCTGGAGAAGAAATTGAATACTTTCATTTTCAGATTCCCCCGGAATTTCCTGGAGGGCAAAAGGCTTTAAAAAAGTATCTAGTAGAAAATATTAAAATACCTACTTATCATGATTCCATGCAGAGGGTAGTAGTAAGGTTTACTATCGATACTGATGGAAACACAACTAATATAAAAATAGAAGAGAAAGCCCCGGCAGAATATATGGTAGAAGCATACCGGGTTGTAGATGAAATGCCAAAATGGAAACCAGGGAAGCGATTTGGAGAGGAGGTAAATGTAAGTTATGGTCTTCCTCTTGTGTTTCAATAA